A stretch of the Denticeps clupeoides chromosome 6, fDenClu1.1, whole genome shotgun sequence genome encodes the following:
- the actn3a gene encoding alpha-actinin-3a, giving the protein MMEIETQVMYQQSYMTATEPYMIQEDDWDRDLLLDPAWEKQQRKTFTAWCNSHLRKAGTQIENIEEDFRNGLKLMLLLEVISGERLPRPDKGKMRFHKIANVNKALDFICSKGVKLVSIGAEEIVDGNVKMTLGMIWTIILRFAIQDISVEETSAKEGLLLWCQRKTAPYRNVNVQNFHISWKDGLALCALIHRHRPDLIDYSKLRKDDPIGNLNTAFEVAEKFLDIPKMLDAEDIVNTPKPDEKAIMTYVSCFYHAFAGAEQAETAANRICKVLAVNQENEKLMEEYEKLASELLEWIRRTIPWLENRVAEQTMQAMQQKLEDFRDYRRVHKPPKVQEKCQLEINFNTLQTKLRLSNRPAFMPSEGKMVSDIANAWKGLEQVEKGYEEWLLTEIHRLERLEHLAEKFRQKCSLHESWTSGKEELLVQKDYESASLMEVRALMRKHEAFESDLAAHQDRVEQIAAIAQELNELDFHDSGTINSRCQGICDQWDNLGTLTQKRRDSLERVEKLWETIDQLFLEFAKRAAPFNNWMDGAMEDLQDMFIVHSIEEIQSLITAHDQFKATLPEADKERMATLGIHNEILKIAQTYGIKLVAENPYTVLSIQHINNKWESVKQLVPMRDQMLQEEVARQQSNERLRRQFAAQSNIIGPWIQTKMEEISHVSIDIAGSLEEQMSSLKQCEQNIVNYKSNIDKLEGDHQLSQEGLIFDNKHTNYTMEHIRVGWEQLLTTIARTINEVENQILTRDAKGISQEQLNEFRASFNHFDRKRNGMMDPDDFRACLISMGYDLGEVEFARIMTLVDPNNTSVVTFQAFIDFMTRETAETDTAEQVIASFKILASDKTYITVDELRRELPPEQAEYCISRMTKYIGNDAPPGALDYISFSSALYGESDL; this is encoded by the exons ACTTTCACGGCATGGTGCAACTCTCACCTGCGGAAAGCAGGAACACAGATTGAAAACATTGAGGAGGACTTCAGGAATGGCCTTAAGCTCATGCTGCTGTTGGAGGTGATTTCAG GTGAGAGACTCCCCAGGCCTGACAAAGGCAAAATGCGCTTCCACAAGATCGCCAATGTGAACAAAGCCCTGGATTTCATCTGCAGCAAAGGAGTCAAGCTGGTGTCTATTGGTGCTGAAG AGATTGTGGATGGTAATGTGAAGATGACCCTAGGCATGATCTGGACTATCATTCTGCGCTTTGCCATCCAGGACATCTCTGTTGAGG AGACATCGGCTAAGGAGGGCTTATTGCTGTGGTGCCAGAGGAAGACTGCCCCATACAGGAACGTTAATGTACAGAACTTCCACATCAG TTGGAAGGATGGCTTGGCTCTGTGCGCCCTTATCCACAGACACAGACCTGACCTCATTGACTACTCCAAACTGCGGAAG GATGACCCTATTGGAAACCTCAACACCGCCTTTGAAGTGGCAGAGAAGTTTCTTGACATCCCAAAAATGCTTGACGCTGAAG aCATTGTGAACACACCCAAGCCTGATGAGAAAGCAATCATGACTTATGTCTCCTGTTTTTACCATGCCTTTGCTGGAGCTGAGCAG GCTGAAACAGCTGCTAACAGGATTTGCAAGGTGTTGGCTGTGAATCAGGAAAATGAGAAACTGATGGAGGAATACGAGAAACTGGCCAGTGAG CTGCTTGAGTGGATCCGCAGGACCATCCCCTGGCTGGAGAACCGTGTAGCAGAGCAGACCATGCAAGCCATGCAGCAGAAACTGGAGGATTTCCGTGACTACCGCCGTGTGCACAAGCCTCCCAAGGTTCAAGAGAAGTGTCAGCTGGAGATCAACTTTAACACCCTTCAAACCAAGCTGAGGCTTAGCAATCGCCCTGCCTTCATGCCATCTGAGGGCAAAATGGTTTCG GACATTGCTAATGCATGGAAAGGTCTGGAACAAGTGGAAAAAGGCTATGAAGAGTGGCTCCTGACTGAGATCCACCGTCTGGAAAGACTAGAACACCTGGCAGAGAAGTTCAGGCAGAAGTGCTCACTGCACGAATCCTGGACTTCAG GGAAGGAGGAGCTGCTGGTTCAGAAGGACTATGAGTCTGCCTCTCTGATGGAGGTCCGTGCCCTCATGAGGAAGCATGAGGCCTTTGAGAGTGACCTGGCTGCGCACCAGGACCGAGTGGAGCAGATTGCTGCCATTGCCCAGGAGCTGAA TGAGCTGGATTTTCACGATTCTGGCACCATTAACTCACGTTGCCAAGGCATCTGTGACCAGTGGGATAACCTGGGTACCCTGACACAGAAGAGGAGAGACTCATTGGAG cgtgtagAGAAACTATGGGAAACCATTGACCAGTTGTTCCTTGAGTTTGCCAAGAGGGCTGCACCCTTTAACAACTGGATGGACGGGGCTATGGAGGACCTGCAGGACATGTTTATTGTCCACAGTATTGAGGAGATCCAG AGTTTGATTACGGCTCATGACCAGTTCAAGGCCACCCTGCCAGAAGCAGACAAGGAGCGTATGGCTACCCTTGGAATCCATAATGAGATCTTGAAGATTGCACAGACGTATGGGATCAAGCTTGTGGCAGAGAACCCCTACACTGTTCTGTCCATCCAGCATATCAACAACAAATGGGAATCT GTCAAGCAACTGGTGCCAATGCGGGATCAGATGTTGCAAGAAGAGGTTGCCAGGCAGCAGTCTAATGAGAGGCTTAGGCGCCAGTTTGCTGCCCAGTCTAATATTATTGGACCATGGATCCAGACCAAGATGGAG GAAATCAGTCATGTTTCCATAGACATCGCTGGGTCCCTAGAGGAACAGATGAGTAGCCTTAAACAGTGTGAGCAGAACATTGTCAACTATAAATCCAACATTGATAAGCTGGAGGGAGACCACCAGCTCAGCCAGGAAGGACTGATCTTTGACAACAAGCACACCAACTACACAATGGAG CACATTCGTGTAGGCTGGGAGCAGCTTCTCACCACCATAGCCAGAACTATTAATGAGGTAGAGAACCAAATCTTGACTCGTGATGCCAAGGGAATAAGCCAGGAACAGTTGAATGAATTCAGGGCCTCCTTCAACCACTTTGACAGG aaGAGGAATGGCATGATGGATCCAGATGACTTCCGTGCTTGTCTTATCTCAATGGGCTATGATCTG GGTGAAGTTGAATTTGCCCGTATTATGACACTGGTAGACCCCAACAACACAAGCGTGGTCACCTTCCAGGCCTTCATTGACTTCATGACCAGAGAGACAGCCGAGACAGACACTGCTGAACAAGTCATTGCTTCCTTCAAGATTCTGGCCTCTGATAAG ACATATATCACTGTTGATGAACTAAGACGTGAGCTGCCCCCAGAACAGGCTGAATACTGCATCAGCCGCATGACCAAGTATATCGGGAATGATGCCCCACCAGGCGCCCTGGACTACATCTCTTTCTCTAGTGCTCTATATGGAGAAAGTGACTTGTAG